A stretch of DNA from Paenibacillus albus:
GCATGAGAAGAGACAGACGCTTACGCGGCTCTTCATGCTGTTTCGTGAGCAGCAAAGCCACTGCAATCCCTATTCTACCTGTAAGCCGGAATCGCCGGACTATGTCGCTCCTTATTTGCGGGTAGGTCCGGGGAAAGCGCTGGACTGGCAGCCCCAATATGACCTCGATTGCGATAACCCGGAGTTCTATGAAAGGCTGCACGGCTTTCTTTCTCTTGCCTCCGACTATGGCATTATTGTCGAGGTTGTGCTCCTGAGCAACACCTATGGGGATAACGTGTGGATGCTCAATCCGTTGAATGCCGCCAATAACATGAACGAGATCGAGCCAATTCCTTGGATGGAGTACAATACGTTGCGTCATCAGAAGCTGTTTGAGCGGCAGCTTGCCCATGTCCGCCGCATCGTAATGGAGACGAACCGATACGACAACATCATCTATGAAATCTGCAATGAACCTGGAGGGAACTTTGCAGGCAATGCTCATCACCCGTCGAAGGAAGAGGTGGATGACTGGCAGAAGGCTATTGCGAGAACGATCCGCGAGGTTGAGGCAGACTTGCCGAACAAGCATTTGATCGTGGGTCAGGAAGCATTCATCTATGAGCCATGGGAGCAGTGCTCCGATCTGTCATTTGGCGAATTCTGCATTGATGTCGTTAATATGCATCCGCTTCCGAATACGACATATGGCGGCCGTGGCTATAACATGGGTGAGTTTATGTCCAAGCAGCTGAGGCTCCGTGAACTGCGAGATTACTGCCTCGCGACGAAGGATGAGCACAAGCCGCTCAATTTGGACGAAGATAATGTGGCGAGCCAGTATAAGGATTACGATGGCTGGACGATTCACCGAAAGCGGGCGTGGATGACGCTGATCAGCGGCTGCCATTACGACTATATCGATTTTTCAATCAATATTTATTTAGAAACAGGCACTCCAGCCTCGCAAAAGCATATCCGAACGTGGATGAAGCATCTCTCCGAGTTCGTTCACTCTATTGATCTAGCTGCCGCTCGCCCTCTGACGGATGTGGTTAAGGAGGAGCCCATAAATACTGTAACAAGTGCACTCGGTATTCCAGGCAGCGATTATTGCATCTACATCGCAGATGAGAGGGAGCTGACAGAGGATGGCTCAGGGGAATGGATTGCTGCTTCCCGGCTCTGTGTCGACCTGCCGGAAGGCGAGTATCTGGTGCGCTGCTTTGATCCAGTGTCCGGTCTGTATGCACCGGCGCTATGCATGAGGGGCGGAGCGGAAATGTGGATCAACCTGCCGGACTTCCGGCATGACTTGACTGTGCGCATTAGCAATATTTCAAAACTAATAGGACGGAGAGAGGGCGGATCGTACAATGGCAACGGTTATGCAAAATGTCGTCACGGAATGGGAGTTTCAATCGAACCGCAGCTATAGGGATCCATTTCATGAGCTTAGCGTAAAAGCGCGGGTCACTTTACCAAGCGGCGTCGTCAGACTTGTACCTGCGTTTTGGGCCGGCGGGCAGACATGGAAGCTGCGTTACTCCTCGAGCGAAGTCGGTGTGCACCGGTACCGTACAATCTGTTCGGATACCGGCAACGTGTCGCTGCACAATCAAGAAGGAACGATTGAGGTCGTGCCATATGAAGGAGAGAATCTTCTGTATCGTCATGGCAGTCCGCGTGCAGCTTCGAACAGGAAGCATCTTGCGTATGCAGACGGTACGCCGTTCTTTTGGCTTGGCGATACGTGGTGGATGTCGCTGACGGACCGGCTGAAATGGCCGGAAGACGTGCAGTGGCTCGCGCAGGACCGAGTCAGCAAAGGGTACACGGTCGTTCAGGTCATCGCTGGATTGTATCCGGATATGGGACCGTTCGATCCTCGCGGAGGTAATGAAGGCGGGCAGGCATGGGAGGCGGATTTTGCTCGCATTAATCCGGCTTT
This window harbors:
- a CDS encoding cellulase family glycosylhydrolase, producing MSKPIRIHPANSRIFEFRGKPLVLVCATEHYDAVMNRPFDYARYLADAHEKRQTLTRLFMLFREQQSHCNPYSTCKPESPDYVAPYLRVGPGKALDWQPQYDLDCDNPEFYERLHGFLSLASDYGIIVEVVLLSNTYGDNVWMLNPLNAANNMNEIEPIPWMEYNTLRHQKLFERQLAHVRRIVMETNRYDNIIYEICNEPGGNFAGNAHHPSKEEVDDWQKAIARTIREVEADLPNKHLIVGQEAFIYEPWEQCSDLSFGEFCIDVVNMHPLPNTTYGGRGYNMGEFMSKQLRLRELRDYCLATKDEHKPLNLDEDNVASQYKDYDGWTIHRKRAWMTLISGCHYDYIDFSINIYLETGTPASQKHIRTWMKHLSEFVHSIDLAAARPLTDVVKEEPINTVTSALGIPGSDYCIYIADERELTEDGSGEWIAASRLCVDLPEGEYLVRCFDPVSGLYAPALCMRGGAEMWINLPDFRHDLTVRISNISKLIGRREGGSYNGNGYAKCRHGMGVSIEPQL